From Hartmannibacter diazotrophicus, a single genomic window includes:
- a CDS encoding pentapeptide repeat-containing protein: protein MSLVHGIDPMMKFVLGLVFSCLACGAGPAFAGCNDAPRPGVDWAGCAKKVIIMRGADLSGAQLSRANLTSTDLRESNLDGASLDRANLTYTAFGGAKLVGASMFKAFGYGADLSGADLTSAKLGYVELYRADFSEATLSGVDLKGGSLPRVNFADARLQGADLSKSDIIRGNFDGADLTDSSFANAIIARASFKGAALGDSDWTDAYLYKTEIAGTDLSGVKGLEELQLQDACGDETTILPPGISTPDSWPCVDD from the coding sequence ATGTCCTTGGTTCATGGGATAGATCCGATGATGAAATTTGTTCTTGGCCTTGTTTTTTCGTGTCTTGCCTGCGGCGCCGGTCCAGCATTCGCAGGCTGCAACGACGCACCGCGGCCGGGCGTTGACTGGGCCGGCTGCGCCAAGAAGGTCATCATCATGCGGGGCGCCGATCTGAGCGGCGCGCAACTGTCCAGGGCCAATCTGACCAGTACGGATTTGCGCGAATCGAACCTCGATGGCGCATCGCTCGATCGGGCGAACCTGACGTATACGGCGTTCGGCGGCGCCAAACTCGTCGGGGCATCGATGTTCAAGGCGTTTGGATATGGGGCCGACCTGAGCGGTGCGGACCTGACCTCGGCAAAGCTCGGCTATGTGGAACTCTACCGCGCCGATTTTTCCGAAGCGACCCTCTCAGGGGTCGATCTGAAAGGCGGCAGCTTGCCGCGAGTGAATTTTGCGGACGCCAGACTGCAGGGGGCTGATCTTTCCAAGTCGGACATCATTCGCGGCAATTTCGACGGGGCCGACCTGACCGATTCGAGCTTTGCCAACGCCATCATTGCCCGCGCCTCGTTCAAGGGTGCGGCCCTCGGCGACTCCGACTGGACCGATGCCTATCTTTACAAGACCGAGATTGCCGGCACGGACCTGAGCGGCGTCAAGGGGCTTGAGGAACTCCAGCTCCAGGATGCATGCGGCGATGAAACGACCATACTGCCCCCGGGGATCAGCACGCCGGACAGTTGGCCATGCGTCGATGATTGA